The following are from one region of the Rhipicephalus microplus isolate Deutch F79 chromosome 1, USDA_Rmic, whole genome shotgun sequence genome:
- the LOC142767020 gene encoding antithrombin-III-like, translating into MLLLLPNDRRGLHAVEYRLDTEAPQKAMKSCEEMLVELSMPNIELESSVSLRDGLKRAGLSDLFDPEKVDFSGLFEEAREPLTKFVHKAKLRVDKVGYEGEYHGVTVFTENCEYPSAPIEFHVNHPFLCVLYKPVNNTTLFIGRVVDLIW; encoded by the coding sequence ATGCTGCTCCTGCTGCCCAATGACCGCCGCGGGCTGCACGCCGTCGAGTACCGGCTGGACACCGAGGCGCCGCAGAAGGCAATGAAGAGCTGCGAGGAGATGCTCGTCGAGCTAAGCATGCCCAACATTGAGCTCGAGAGCTCCGTGTCGCTGCGAGATGGGCTCAAGCGGGCTGGCCTATCTGATCTCTTCGACCCCGAGAAGGTTGACTTCAGCGGCCTGTTTGAGGAGGCTCGTGAGCCCCTTACCAAGTTCGTGCACAAGGCCAAGCTTAGGGTCGACAAGGTGGGCTACGAAGGAGAGTACCATGGCGTCACGGTGTTCACCGAAAACTGCGAATACCCCAGCGCGCCCATCGAGTTCCACGTGAACCATCCGTTCTTGTGTGTGCTGTACAAGCCGGTCAACAACACGACCCTCTTCATCGGTAGGGTCGTCGATTTAATTTGGTGA